The proteins below are encoded in one region of Triticum aestivum cultivar Chinese Spring chromosome 1B, IWGSC CS RefSeq v2.1, whole genome shotgun sequence:
- the LOC123106190 gene encoding L-type lectin-domain containing receptor kinase SIT2 yields MKFLFLCFLLCSGLELAFFTAASDDQLLYHGFTAGTNLTVDEAASVTSNGLLELTNGSLGCKGHAFYPTPLHFRKSHDDTVKSFSVAFVFAIHSSYPIMSRQGLAFVVAPSMNFSTALANQYLGLMNSQNNGNLSNHIFAIELDTVLNIEFKDINTNHVGIDINSLQSLESNPAGYYDDRNGTFQDMVLASGDAIQVWVDYNGEAKKISVTMAPLQMAKPTRPLISTDYDLSSVLQDPSYIGFSSSGGEVDSRHYVLGWSFGMNKPAPLINSAKLPKLPQPKHQSKLLKIILPIASAIFVFAVGSMVILLVRRKLRYAELKEDWEIEFGPHRFSYKDLFHATEGFKNKHLLGAGGFGKVYKGTLPSTKLEVAVKRVSHDSRQGLKEFVAEVVSIGRIRHRNLVQLLGYCRRKDELLLVYDYMSNGSLDKYLYCDDQMLILNWAQRFRIIKDIASGLLYLHEKWEKVVIHRDIKASNVLLDSEMNGRLGDFGLARLYDHGTDMQTTHVVGTIGYLAPELICTGKATPLTDVFAFGIFLLEVACGQRPVNSNARGDQPLLADWVLEHWNKGSLTEAVDTRLQNDYNVDEACLVLKLGLLCAHPFTNARPNMQSIMRYLDGDLQLPDLTDTDMSFSLLSQMQGQGFDRYALSYLSVNTSIGTISGLSGGR; encoded by the coding sequence ATGAAGTTCCTCTTCCTCTGTTTCCTCCTCTGCTCTGGCCTCGAGCTTGCGTTTTTCACTGCAGCAAGTGATGACCAACTCTTGTACCATGGCTTCACAGCCGGTACCAACCTCACCGTCGACGAGGCTGCTTCAGTCACGTCGAACGGACTCCTTGAACTAACCAATGGCTCGCTTGGTTGCAAAGGTCATGCGTTCTACCCAACTCCATTGCACTTCCGCAAATCGCATGATGATACCGTGAAATCTTTCTCAGTCGCCTTCGTGTTTGCCATCCACTCTAGCTACCCAATCATGAGCCGACAGGGCTTGGCTTTCGTCGTTGCCCCAAGCATGAACTTCTCAACTGCATTGGCCAATCAATACTTGGGCCTCATGAACTCCCAGAACAACGGCAACTTGAGCAACCACATCTTCGCCATCGAGCTAGACACCGTCCTAAACATCGAGTTCAAAGACATCAACACCAACCATGTAGGTATTGACATCAACAGCCTCCAGTCTTTAGAGTCCAACCCTGCAGGATACTATGATGATAGGAATGGTACCTTCCAAGACATGGTTCTTGCTAGCGGTGATGCAATTCAAGTGTGGGTCGACTACAATGGTGAAGCCAAGAAAATCAGTGTGACCATGGCTCCCCTTCAAATGGCGAAACCTACAAGGCCACTCATCTCGACAGATTATGACCTCTCAAGTGTGTTACAAGATCCATCCTACATCGGCTTCTCATCTTCAGGTGGAGAGGTCGACTCAAGACATTATGTGCTTGGTTGGAGTTTTGGGATGAACAAACCAGCCCCACTGATCAATTCTGCGAAGCTGCCAAAGCTACCTCAGCCAAAGCATCAATCAAAGCTGCTGAAAATCATCCTACCTATAGCGAGTGCAATTTTCGTATTTGCTGTGGGTTCTATGGTCATTTTACTTGTGAGGAGAAAATTGAGGTATGCTGAGCTAAAAGAAGATTGGGAGATCGAGTTCGGGCCACATCGGTTCTCATACAAGGATTTGTTCCATGCCACAGAAGGATTTAAGAACAAACACCTACTTGGTGCAGGAGGGTTTGGGAAGGTATATAAAGGGACCCTTCCATCAACTAAACTAGAGGTTGCTGTGAAGAGGGTATCCCATGACTCCAGACAGGGCCTAAAGGAGTTTGTTGCTGAGGTTGTCAGCATTGGCCGCATCCGACATCGTAACCTTGTTCAGTTGCTTGGCTATTGTAGGAGAAAAGATGAACTCCTTTTGGTGTATGACTACATGTCAAATGGTAGCCTTGATAAGTATTTGTATTGTGATGATCAAATGCTTATACTAAACTGGGCTCAGAGGTTTCGGATAATAAAGGATATTGCATCAGGCTTGCTCTACCTCCATGAAAAATGGGAGAAAGTGGTCATCCACCGTGACATCAAAGCAAGCAACGTACTCCTTGATAGTGAAATGAATGGGAGGCTAGGTGACTTTGGCCTTGCAAGACTTTATGATCATGGAACTGATATGCAGACCACACATGTGGTTGGTACCATTGGGTACCTAGCCCCAGAACTGATATGCACAGGTAAGGCAACTCCTCTCACCGATGTGTTTGCCTTTGGGATTTTCCTTCTTGAGGTTGCCTGTGGGCAAAGGCCAGTTAACAGCAATGCACGAGGAGATCAACCTTTGTTAGCTGATTGGGTTCTTGAGCATTGGAATAAGGGATCACTGACTGAGGCAGTAGATACGAGGCTACAGAATGACTATAATGTTGACGAGGCATGCCTAGTGCTAAAGCTAGGACTACTATGTGCACACCCGTTTACCAATGCAAGGCCCAACATGCAGAGTATCATGCGGTACCTCGATGGCGATTTGCAACTCCCAGACTTGACAGATACAGACATGAGCTTCAGCCTGCTCTCTCAAATGCAGGGTCAAGGGTTTGACCGTTACGCATTGTCATATCTTTCAGTAAACACGAGCATTGGCACAATATCTGGTCTTTCAGGAGGAAGATGA
- the LOC123086262 gene encoding UDP-glycosyltransferase 83A1-like, which translates to MACPPHAIVIPYPAQGHVIPLMEVAHALADRGFNVTFVNTEFNHARVVAAMSNGAGSGLGRIRLVEVPDGMAPGEDRNQLVRLTILMAEFMAPRVEELILRSGEDGACPGKITCMVTDYNVGYWAVDIARRTGIRVGAVWPASAAVMVTLLSFPKLIEDNIIDAEDGSTVGEGTFQLSPDMPVMHSAHLAWNCIGDHDQQATLYRLLVDGVRAMEQCDFVICNSFQDAEPASFKLFPNVLPVGPILTGERSGKAVGHFWQPEDDECMSWLDTQPERSVVYVAFGSFTMFDRRQFEELALGLELSGRPFLWVVRPDIGHGAVHDYPEGFLDRVCGVGGQGKLVSWSPQQRVLAHPAVACFVSHCGWNSTMEGVRNSVPFLAWPYFADQFVNQVYISDVWKVGLKAVADDSGVITKEHIAGRVEELMGDAGMRERVEAMKKAAHQSIQEGGSSHGNFDAFAEAMKNAAPQEVSVQDGGASPGNFHTLADGMKA; encoded by the exons ATGGCGTGTCCACCACACGCCATCGTCATCCCCTACCCGGCGCAGGGCCATGTCATCCCACTCATGGAGGTCGCGCACGCGCTGGCTGACAGGGGCTTCAACGTCACCTTCGTCAACACCGAGTTCAACCACGCCCGTGTCGTCGCCGCCATGTCGAACGGTGCCGGCAGTGGGCTGGGCCGGATCCGGCTCGTGGAGGTGCCGGATGGCATGGCCCCTGGGGAGGACCGGAACCAGCTGGTGAGGCTGACCATACTCATGGCGGAGTTCATGGCGCCGCGGGTGGAGGAGCTCATTCTCCGGAGCGGCGAGGACGGCGCGTGCCCGGGCAAGATCACGTGCATGGTGACGGACTACAACGTCGGGTATTGGGCGGTGGACATTGCGCGAAGGACAGGGATCCGGGTGGGGGCCGTTTGGCCGGCGTCGGCCGCCGTCATGGTCACCCTGCTGAGCTTCCCCAAGCTGATCGAGGACAACATCATCGATGCGGAAGATG GATCTACAGTGGGTGAGGGAACGTTCCAGCTGAGCCCCGACATGCCTGTCATGCACAGCGCCCACCTCGCATGGAACTGCATCGGCGACCACGACCAGCAGGCGACCCTCTACCGGCTCCTTGTCGACGGCGTTCGTGCAATGGAGCAGTGCGACTTCGTCATCTGCAACTCCTTCCAGGACGCGGAGCCGGCGTCTTTCAAGCTCTTCCCCAACGTCCTTCCCGTTGGCCCAATACTCACCGGCGAGCGCAGCGGCAAGGCCGTCGGCCACTTctggcagccggaggacgacgagtGCATGTCCTGGCTCGACACGCAGCCGGAGAGATCCGTAGTGTACGTGGCCTTCGGCAGCTTCACCATGTTCGACCGGCGCCAGTTCGAGGAACTCGCGCTGGGGCTCGAGCTCTCGGGCCGGCCGTTCCTGTGGGTCGTGCGCCCGGACATCGGCCACGGCGCCGTCCACGACTACCCGGAGGGCTTCCTGGATCGCGTTTGCGGTGTCGGCGGCCAAGGCAAGCTCGTCTCCTGGTCACCGCAGCAGCGTGTGCTAGCGCACCCGGCGGTGGCGTGCTTCGTGTCGCACTGCGGGTGGAACTCCACCATGGAGGGCGTCCGGAACAGCGTGCCGTTCCTGGCCTGGCCCTACTTCGCCGACCAGTTCGTGAACCAGGTGTACATCTCCGACGTGTGGAAGGTCGGCCTCAAGGCCGTCGCCGACGACTCAGGAGTCATAACCAAGGAGCACATCGCCGGCAGGGTGGAGGAGCTGATGGGGGACGCCGGCATGAGGGAGAGGGTGGAGGCCATGAAGAAGGCCGCGCACCAGAGCATTCAGGAAGGGGGCTCCTCGCACGGAAACTTTGATGCTTTCGCGGAGGCCATGAAGAATGCGGCGCCACAGGAAGTGAGCGTTCAGGACGGGGGCGCCTCACCCGGAAACTTCCATACTCTTGCGGACGGCATGAAGGCATGA
- the LOC123106197 gene encoding L-type lectin-domain containing receptor kinase SIT2: MRSIKRLSLLQHLLFFLVLDLSELATGQQDQFVYSGFAGTNLALDGTATITPDSLLELTNGTFRLRGHAFHPTPFHFGKAPNGTADQAQSFAVSYVFAIYCVQAQTCGHGMASIIAASSNFSDTMPTQYLGLINDHNNGNPANRFFAVELDTNWNDEFKDIDNNHVGIDINNLVSVNSSSAGYYDDRDEGNFQNLTLASYKMMQVWVEYDGGRRQISVSLAPVNMAKPTKPLLSTTYNLSTVLPDMVYVGFSASTGSFDSRQYVLGWSFGINRPAPAIDITKLPKLPHQGPKARSKVLETVLPIVSAAFVLAVGTTAILLVRRRLRYAELREDWETEFGPHRFSYKDLFHATEGFKNKNLLGIGGFGKVYKGVLPKSKVEIAVKRISHDSKQGMKEFVAEVASIGRLQHRNIVQLHGYCRRKAELLLVYEYLSNGSLDKYLYDQEKKPTLTWAQRYKIIKDIASALLYLHQEWEKVVLHRDIKPSNVLLDDGLNGRLGDFGLARLYDHETGPQTTHVVGTIGYLAPELAHTNKATPLSDVFSFGMFVLEVTCGRKPIEPASQGNQLTLVRWVIDHWHQGILTDAVDTKLRGAYNVDEACLALKLGLLCSHPLINLRPNMRQVLRYLNGDMPPPDLNLTHMSFNIPSLMQNEVSIDDLRAALMV; encoded by the coding sequence ATGAGAAGCATCAAGCGTCTCTCCTTGCTCCAacatctcctcttcttcctcgtccttgaTCTTTCAGAGCTTGCTACCGGGCAACAAGACCAATTCGTCTACTCCGGTTTCGCAGGCACCAACCTCGCCCTCGACGGCACCGCCACCATCACACCAGACAGCCTGCTTGAGCTGACAAATGGCACCTTTCGTCTCAGAGGCCATGCTTTCCACCCGACTCCATTCCACTTCGGCAAGGCGCCCAACGGGACAGCGGATCAGGCTCAGTCCTTTGCTGTCTCGTACGTGTTTGCTATCTACTGCGTCCAGGCCCAGACCTGCGGCCACGGCATGGCCTCCATCATCGCCGCGAGCAGCAACTTCTCCGACACCATGCCCACCCAGTACCTGGGGCTCATCAACGACCACAACAACGGCAACCCAGCCAACCGCTTCTTCGCCGTCGAGCTCGACACCAACTGGAACGACGAGTTCAAGGACATTGACAACAACCATGTCGGGATCGACATCAACAACCTCGTCTCCGTGAACTCCAGCAGCGCCGGCTACTACGACGACCGCGACGAGGGTAACTTCCAAAACCTGACACTCGCAAGCTACAAAATGATGCAGGTGTGGGTGGAGTATGACGGAGGTCGCAGGCAGATCAGTGTGAGCTTGGCTCCCGTAAACATGGCCAAACCCACCAAACCACTGCTCTCCACCACCTACAACCTCTCAACGGTGCTCCCAGACATGGTTTACGTCGGCTTCTCCGCCTCGACAGGCTCATTCGACTCGCGGCAGTATGTGCTTGGTTGGAGCTTCGGCATCAACAGGCCTGCTCCGGCAATCGACATCACCAAGCTGCCCAAGCTGCCTCATCAAGGCCCCAAGGCTAGATCCAAGGTACTGGAAACCGTACTGCCAATAGTTTCTGCGGCATTTGTTCTTGCTGTGGGCACCACCGCCATTCTTCTTGTCCGAAGGCGGCTAAGGTATGCCGAGCTTAGAGAAGATTGGGAAACTGAATTTGGGCCCCATAGGTTTTCATACAAGGACTTGTTTCACGCCACCGAGGGATTTAAGAACAAGAATCTACTGGGGATTGGAGGATTTGGAAAGGTGTACAAGGGGGTGCTTCCAAAGTCGAAAGTGGAGATTGCTGTGAAAAGGATCTCCCACGACTCTAAGCAGGGGATGAAGGAATTTGTGGCAGAGGTTGCGAGCATCGGCCGCCTCCAGCACCGCAATATCGTGCAGTTGCATGGCTACTGCCGTCGCAAGGCTGAGCTTCTTTTGGTGTATGAATACCTGTCGAATGGAAGCCTCGACAAGTACCTGTATGATCAGGAGAAGAAGCCTACTTTAACCTGGGCCCAGAGATACAAAATCATCAAAGACATTGCGTCTGCCTTGCTCTACCTTCACCAGGAATGGGAGAAAGTTGTGTTGCATCGAGACATCAAGCCAAGCAACGTGCTCCTCGATGATGGACTGAACGGGCGGCTGGGTGATTTCGGCTTGGCAAGGTTATATGACCACGAGACTGGACCTCAAACCACACATGTTGTTGGGACCATTGGATACCTAGCTCCTGAGCTAGCACACACCAACAAAGCAACCCCACTTAGTGATGTGTTTTCCTTTGGCatgtttgttcttgaggtcacttgTGGGCGAAAGCCCATTGAGCCAGCATCACAAGGCAACCAACTCACCTTGGTCAGATGGGTGATTGACCATTGGCACCAAGGAATTCTCACAGATGCAGTGGATACCAAGCTCCGAGGTGCCTACAATGTTGATGAGGCATGCCTAGCTCTGAAGTTAGGATTGCTGTGCTCACACCCATTGATCAATTTAAGGCCCAACATGAGGCAGGTTCTGCGGTATCTCAATGGTGATATGCCACCACCAGATCTGAATCTGACACACATGAGCTTCAACATTCCATCCCTGATGCAGAATGAAGTTTCAATAGATGACTTGCGTGCAGCCTTGATGGTGTAA